The sequence below is a genomic window from Rhizobium sp. NXC14.
TGCTCGCAGCCCGGCTCGATTCCGTCCAGCCCTCCAGCGGCCTCGGCTATGAGCTCGACACCATCGCCGCAGTCGTTATCGGCGGGACGTCGCTCTCCGGCGGTACGGGCGGCATCGGAGGAACTCTGATCGGCGTTCTCATCATCGGAGTGCTGCGCAACGGTCTCAATCTTCTCAACGTCTCACCGTTTCTTCAGCAGGTGATCATCGGCATCGTCATCGTGCTTGCGGTCGGCGCTGAAACCATTCGTCGGCGTCGAGCCTGACGAGCAGGCTCCGCCGCTTTGGCGGACCCGGAATTCCGCCCTGAAAGATCGGGGCGGATCAATAACCCGAGGGGGAGGACATACCCGAGGGTGCCATTAACAACGGAGGAACTACAATGAAAATAGCGCGCACCATGCTCGCATCTGCCGCACTGCTCGGTCTCATGCTTGGTCCGGTACACGCGGCGGAACTGAAGAAGCTCGGCCTCGCCGTCGCCAACCTGCAGGCAAACTTCTTCAACCAGATCAAGCAATCGGTCGAGGCCGAAGCCAAGAAGCGCGGCATCGAGGTCATTACGGTCGACGCCAAGGGCGACGGGCCGACACAGGTCAACCAGATCCAGGATCTTCTGACCCAGAAAATCGACGCGCTGATCTACATTCCGGCAGGTGCGGCCGCTGCGAGCGTTCCGGTCAAGCTCGCCAAGAATGCCGGCATCCCGGTGGTTAACGTTGACCGCAACGCGGAGGGGGCCCCGGGCGACACATTCCTCGCAACGGATTCCGTCGCCTCAGCCAAGGCCGTCTGCGACTATATCCTGAAGGAAGCCGGCGGCAAGGGGAAGATGGTCATCATTCATGGCCAGAAGGGCACGACCCCGGAAGTCGATCGCTCGAAGGGCTGCGGTGAATCTCTTAAGGCCAACCCGGATGTGAAGGTCGTCGCCGAGCAGTACTCCAACATCTGGAGCCAGGATGAAGGCTTCCAGATCATGCAGAACATGCTGCAGGCCAACCCGGACGTTTCGATCGTAT
It includes:
- a CDS encoding sugar ABC transporter substrate-binding protein, translating into MKIARTMLASAALLGLMLGPVHAAELKKLGLAVANLQANFFNQIKQSVEAEAKKRGIEVITVDAKGDGPTQVNQIQDLLTQKIDALIYIPAGAAAASVPVKLAKNAGIPVVNVDRNAEGAPGDTFLATDSVASAKAVCDYILKEAGGKGKMVIIHGQKGTTPEVDRSKGCGESLKANPDVKVVAEQYSNIWSQDEGFQIMQNMLQANPDVSIVFAQADALALGAAQAIKVAKPSQKIVVGGFDGDTAALEALSKGVFDVTATQQTQKMGRDAVENAAKLVAGEKVPPVQLMDATLTTKENVAGFIANHP